The genomic interval AACATCATGGACAGCACTGCTAAGCTTGTATTTAGGAATATTTAATTTGCTGCCGATTCCTGCCCTTGATGGAAGCCGCCTCATATTCCTCGGAATTGAAGCGATTAGACGCCGGCCGATTGATCCGAACCGTGAGAGCATGGTACATTTTGTCGGTTTCGCGCTCATCATGTTATTAATGCTCGTAGTAACTTATAATGATATTTTACGATTGGTAAAAGGGGAGTAAATAGTCGCTTATGTCTAAGGATAAACAGTTTGTTACAGAAATCACGCCTCAAAGCGAGGATTTCTCCAGATGGTATATTGATGTTATTAAAAAAGCCGAGCTTATGGATTATTCGCCTGTAAGAGGCTGTATTGTGTTCCGTCCTGAGGGCTATGAGCTTTGGGAAAATATTCAGCGTGATCTGGATCGCCGCTTTAAGGAGACGGGACATCGCAATGCGTATTTCCCGCTCTTTATTCCAGAGAGCTTTTTCCAGAAAGAAAAAGAGCATGTTGAAGGCTTTAATCCCGAGCTGCCTTGGGTAACTGAAGCAGCTGGCGAGAAGCTCGAAGAACGCCTTGCTATTCGTCCAACATCGGAAACGATGTTTGGGCATATGTATTCGAAATGGATTCAATCGTACCGCGATCTTCCGCTGCTCATTAACCAATGGGCAAACGTCGTTCGCTGGGAGAAGCGCACAATGCCATTCCTTCGTACGAGTGAGTTTTTGTGGCAAGAAGGCCATACTGCGCATGAAACAGAAGAGGAAGCGCGTCAAGAGACGATGCAGATGCTTGATGTTTACACGCAATTCGTTGAAGAATTCCTTGCTATCCCTGTAATCAAAGGTGAAAAAACGCCTTCTGAGCGGTTCGCTGGTGCGGTTGATACGTATTCGATCGAAGCGATGATGAAGGACGGGAAGGCTGTTCAAGCCGGAACATCGCATTATTTGGGTACGAAGTTTGCAGTCGCTTTTGATATTAAATTCCTTGATCGTGAGAATACATTGCAATTCGCTCATACAACTTCTTGGGGCGTGAGCACAAGACTAATTGGCGCCCTTATTATGGTTCACGGCGATGATCGTGGTCTGGTGCTACCTCCAAAAGTTGCTCCAACACAAGTGGTTATGATTCCAATTGGCCCTGCAAAAATGCGCGAGCAGGTTGTTGGCCGTGTGGATGAGCTTTATGCAGACCTTAAGAAAGCTGGTA from Paenibacillus sp. FSL K6-3182 carries:
- the proS gene encoding proline--tRNA ligase; its protein translation is MSKDKQFVTEITPQSEDFSRWYIDVIKKAELMDYSPVRGCIVFRPEGYELWENIQRDLDRRFKETGHRNAYFPLFIPESFFQKEKEHVEGFNPELPWVTEAAGEKLEERLAIRPTSETMFGHMYSKWIQSYRDLPLLINQWANVVRWEKRTMPFLRTSEFLWQEGHTAHETEEEARQETMQMLDVYTQFVEEFLAIPVIKGEKTPSERFAGAVDTYSIEAMMKDGKAVQAGTSHYLGTKFAVAFDIKFLDRENTLQFAHTTSWGVSTRLIGALIMVHGDDRGLVLPPKVAPTQVVMIPIGPAKMREQVVGRVDELYADLKKAGIRVRVDDRADVSPGWKFNEYEMRGVPLRLELGPRDMENGQVVLVSRVTGEKRIVQQANLLAEIEAMLEETHQEMFNRAKQFRIDNSRSVETLDEMKSFLEEQRGFVEAGWCGSAACEKQVKEETGATSRNIPFAPESHKETCLVCGDPSKHTVVFARAY